A region of Homo sapiens chromosome X, GRCh38.p14 Primary Assembly DNA encodes the following proteins:
- the LOC122319696 gene encoding uncharacterized protein LOC122319696, which produces MAKVTRKLKGSSKVMEQSNPSTEQLISSTKGKNKMKKSCQPRARKGGKVKKIQRVIKRLLHGSSRKKSSSTSTEIPQKVKRVKRAKNRPLAKIE; this is translated from the exons ATGGCTAAAGTTACCAGAAAGTTGAAGGGATCTAGCAAAGTTATGGAGCAATCAAACCCAAGCACAGAACAATTAATCTCAAGCACAAAAGGGAAGAACAAGATGAAGAAATCCTGTCAACCCAGGGCCAGAAAAGGGGGCAAG GTGAAGAAGATACAGAGGGTGATAAAACGACTGCTTCATGGGAGTTCAAGAAAAAAATCGTCTAGTACTAGTACAGAAATTCCACAAAAggtaaaaagagtgaaaagagcCAAGAATCGGCCACTAGCAAAGATTGAGTAG